The Saprospiraceae bacterium genomic interval TCCGATTCCAAATAACAATCCACCCGTGGTTACCAAACCCAACACCCAAACAGGTGGAGCCAGTGGAAGTTCCGGAAATGCAAATTCCGGCGACGACACCGCTCCCGGGAGTGGCGGCTCGGGTACAGGCTCAGGTGGCGGAACAGGGTCCGGAGGTGCAAACACCGGCAGTGGAACCGGAGGCGGAGGTGGCACAGGGAGCGGAACGGGCGGAGGCTCCGGAGATGGTGCCGGAGTTGATTTTGACGAAATAGGTGTTTTGCGCAGAAAAGTAATTTATAGACCCGATCTTACTGGTTTAGCCAGAGAAAAACCGCAAACCGTTGTTTTTAACATGTGCGTCAACCGCGAAGGATCTGTTACTTACATACGTTACAATCCAAAATTGTCTAAAACCAAGGAAGTTAATTTTATCAGAGAAGCTACATTAAAAATGCAGCAATACAAATTTCAGCCCGATCCCAAAGCGGCCAGAAAAGAATGTGGAACCTTTTCGTTTACAGCTTCCGGCGTAATCCAGCGACTTAATTAAAATCAGGATAAAGTAAATACTGGGTTCGCTTACGTTTAAATGACTCAAGTCCTGCAATCCAGGATTTCCTTATCTCATTTTCGCTTTTACCGGCTAGTATCAGTCTTCTCAATTGATCTGTCCCCGCAAGTTTATCGATGAAATTGGTTTTTAGAAAAAATGTATCTTTTCCTTTGAAATCTTTAAACGCTGAAAGTAAATGGCTTAAATCAATTTTTTTCATGCCGTGTAATTTGTTGATACTAATTCCCCTAAGATCATGTCCATAACATAATACATTTTCCAAAGGTGGATGCATGGCTCCTTTTTTAGGAACCGGAGTAAATGAAAAATCCGATTTTAACTCGGGATGTCCATAAACTAAAAATGGAAAATCGGTTCCTCGTCCCACGCTGACTCTCGTACCTTCAAAAAAACACAAGCCGGGATAAAGTAAAATAGATCGCAATGTTCTTAAGTTTGGAGAAGGAGGAATTTCAATGTTTACAATTTTATTGCGATCGTAATTTTTACAAAGAATATAACTCATGTCAAGTTGTTTGCAAGCATTTATCCAGCACTCCCCTTTGATCATGTTAGCCAATTCGGCAAGGGTCATACCATATACAACCGGTATGGGATGTAATCCTACAAATGATCTGAATGTCGAATCTAAAACGGGTCCATCGATAAAATGGCCATTGGGGTTGAGCCGGTCTAAAATCAAAAGCTTGATATTGTTTTCAGCGCAGGCTTCCATCACGTAGTGTAGCGTGCTGATGTATGTATAAAAACGGGTACCGACATCCTGCAGATCGAAAATGATTAATTCTATTCCGGTAAGATCCTGCTTCGTTGGCTTATGACTTTTTCCATACAGAGATATAAGCTGAATACCGGTTAAAGAATCAATCGCTGACGCAATGTGCTTCCCTGCATCTTCACTGCCACGAAACCCGTGTTCCGGAGCAAAAATGGTTTGAACAAATATACCGGAGCTAAGTGCGGTATCCACCAAATGTGTTTTTTCAATCAGAGAAGTATGATTTACTACGACTCCCACTCTTTTCCCCTTTGCATACCT includes:
- a CDS encoding DUF1343 domain-containing protein → MIANFGWFTSLVFLFSFCQLSTTKLMPLEQMNSSSEAKPGIYRFDEILRYAKGKRVGVVVNHTSLIEKTHLVDTALSSGIFVQTIFAPEHGFRGSEDAGKHIASAIDSLTGIQLISLYGKSHKPTKQDLTGIELIIFDLQDVGTRFYTYISTLHYVMEACAENNIKLLILDRLNPNGHFIDGPVLDSTFRSFVGLHPIPVVYGMTLAELANMIKGECWINACKQLDMSYILCKNYDRNKIVNIEIPPSPNLRTLRSILLYPGLCFFEGTRVSVGRGTDFPFLVYGHPELKSDFSFTPVPKKGAMHPPLENVLCYGHDLRGISINKLHGMKKIDLSHLLSAFKDFKGKDTFFLKTNFIDKLAGTDQLRRLILAGKSENEIRKSWIAGLESFKRKRTQYLLYPDFN